In the Salmo trutta chromosome 33, fSalTru1.1, whole genome shotgun sequence genome, one interval contains:
- the gchfr gene encoding GTP cyclohydrolase 1 feedback regulatory protein, with translation MPYVLVSTQIRLETGPTMVGDVYSDPAIMNYLGARKTTMLGNNFSEYHVDEPPRLVLDKLEKIGFRMVTMTGVGQTLVWCMHKETE, from the exons ATGCCCTATGTACTCGTTAGTACTCAGATCCGGCTG GAGACTGGGCCAACCATGGTAGGAGATGTATACTCTGACCCAGCAATCATGAACTACCTGGGAGCCAGGAAAACCACCATGCTGGGGAACAATTT CTCGGAGTACCACGTGGACGAACCTCCGCGGTTGGTGTTGGACAAGTTGGAGAAGATTGGCTTCCGCATGGTGACGATGACAGGCGTGGGACAAACGCTGGTGTGGTGCATGCACAAGGAGACTGAGTGA